Within Kineothrix sp. MB12-C1, the genomic segment GGCCTTCTCCGAGCCAATTCCGGGGCAGCTCTATAGTGTGGAATATATGAATGGGGTGGCGGGCAGATGTAAGGGAAGTTTTTATACGGGTGGCCATTCCAAAGGCGGTAACTTTGCCGTATACGCATCGATGAACTGTGAGCCCCAGGTGCAGGAACGGATTGTAAAAATATTTTCTCATGATGGACCGGGATTTCGCCCGGAGATAAGAGAGCAGGGACACTATGAGAGAATTGCGGATAGGATAGTGAAAATTATTCCTCATTCCTCGCTCGTTGGTATGTTGTTCAAATCTCATGGGGATGATTATATCGTAGTGGAGAGCAATACGTTCGGTCTCCTACAACACGATCCGTATACATGGCTGGTTAAGGAAGATGGATTTCAGAAGGCGAAGGATATCTACAAAGGCAGAAAATTTATGGATGATTCGTTGAATGAGTGGATTCTTTCCCTGGATCAAGAGCATATCCGGGCTTTTGTGGATGCCTTGTACGAGATAGTTTCCGCTTCGGAAGCGGCTACACTGATAGATTTCACCTCCGATTGGAAAAAGAACATGACGGCGGTGGCAGCGGCAGCGAAAGAGCTGGACTCAGAGACGGCGGAAATGATAAAAAGAATAGTTGCTTCCTTATTTGAGGTAATCGGTGAACGGGCAAAGGAAGAACTT encodes:
- a CDS encoding DUF2974 domain-containing protein, yielding MGTIIDYLKEYGDYTFIERPMNEVDSLVLCQFSYLKFDGIVPELSSDRPFVTIEYLAGHQEKDKLFADERYLESNMALFDGMLNSVRYRGLKMNYYINRIEPEKEMQFSAITYLLEDGVIYLAYRGTDETIIGWKEDFNLAFSEPIPGQLYSVEYMNGVAGRCKGSFYTGGHSKGGNFAVYASMNCEPQVQERIVKIFSHDGPGFRPEIREQGHYERIADRIVKIIPHSSLVGMLFKSHGDDYIVVESNTFGLLQHDPYTWLVKEDGFQKAKDIYKGRKFMDDSLNEWILSLDQEHIRAFVDALYEIVSASEAATLIDFTSDWKKNMTAVAAAAKELDSETAEMIKRIVASLFEVIGERAKEELQARAGEGMRKLEENKKRLEEGIKKLEGNKKGQEEKSRRKRGTQTPASPHNDKK